A window of Hevea brasiliensis isolate MT/VB/25A 57/8 chromosome 14, ASM3005281v1, whole genome shotgun sequence contains these coding sequences:
- the LOC110650581 gene encoding S-adenosyl-L-methionine-dependent uroporphyrinogen III methyltransferase, chloroplastic isoform X1 — protein sequence MALVYKLPSLSSSSSLSGQNFKHFFLIPKTICSLHFKSSPFTEKHSIERYQRDHWLYKDQLDLYHYQSSSSSSSCPLPSDKESIRQNDIALQLPELRKLLQVLKEKRETFGKDGEKCGPGHVYLVGTGPGDPELLTLKAVRVIQKADLLLYDRLVSNDVLDLVGPDARLLYVGKTAGYHSRTQEEIHELLLSFAEAGATVVRLKGGDPLVFGRGGEEMDFLQQQGIQVKVIPGITAASGIAAELGIPLTHRGVANSVRFLTGHSRKGGTDPLFVAENAADPDSTLVVYMGLATLPSLASKLMHHGLPLNTPAAAVERGTTPKQRVVFAELKDLANEIASAELVSPTLIVIGKVVALSPFWPHSSKEASCLMEAV from the exons ATGGCTCTTGTGTATAAGCTGCCatcgctttcttcttcttcttctttatctggacaaaatttcaagcaTTTCTTCTTAATCCCAAAAACCATATGCTCTTTACATTTCAAAAGCTCACCTTTTACTGAGAAACATTCAATTGAGAGATACCAAAGAGACCACTGGCTTTATAAGGATCAGCTAGATCTTTACCATTaccaatcttcttcttcttcttcttcatgcccTCTCCCATCTGACAAAGAGTCTATAAGGCAAAACGACATAGCTTTGCAGCTACCAGAGCTGAGGAAGCTACTTCAAGTGCTTAAAGAGAAGAGAGAGACTTTTGGTAAAGATGGAGAGAAGTGTGGGCCAGGGCATGTGTATTTGGTAGGTACAGGCCCAGGGGATCCGGAATTGTTGACATTGAAGGCAGTGAGAGTAATACAAAAAGCTGATCTTTTGTTGTATGATAGGTTGGTGTCCAATGATGTTCTGGATTTGGTTGGTCCTGATGCTAGGTTGCTTTATGTAGGCAAGACTGCTGGCTACCATAGCAGAACCCAG GAGGAGATACATGAGCTGCTTTTGAGTTTTGCTGAAGCAGGAGCTACTGTTGTGAGACTTAAAGGAGGGGATCCGCTG GTATTTGGAAGGGGTGGAGAGGAGATGGATTTTCTCCAACAGCAAGGAATTCAAGTGAAAGTTATTCCAG GTATCACTGCTGCTTCAGGGATTGCAGCAGAGTTAGGCATTCCATTAACACACCGAGGTGTTGCGAATAGTGTTAGATTTCTAACAGGACATTCGAGGAAAGGAGGAACGGATCCGCTTTTTGTAGCAGAAAATGCAGCTGACCCTGATTCAACCTTGGTAGTTTATATGGGCTTGGCAACCCTCCCTTCTCTTGCATCCAAGTTGATGCATCATGGTCTCCCATTAAATACACCAGCTGCTGCAGTGGAGCGAGGGACCACACCTAAGCAGCGTGTG GTTTTTGCAGAACTAAAGGATCTTGCTAATGAAATTGCATCAGCTGAGTTAGTTTCGCCTACACTGATTGTAATCGGGAAGGTCGTTGCACTCTCACCATTCTGGCCACATTCTTCCAAAGAAGCATCATGTTTGATGGAGGCTGTATAA
- the LOC110650581 gene encoding S-adenosyl-L-methionine-dependent uroporphyrinogen III methyltransferase, chloroplastic isoform X2, translating to MALVYKLPSLSSSSSLSGQNFKHFFLIPKTICSLHFKSSPFTEKHSIERYQRDHWLYKDQLDLYHYQSSSSSSSCPLPSDKESIRQNDIALQLPELRKLLQVLKEKRETFGKDGEKCGPGHVYLVGTGPGDPELLTLKAVRVIQKADLLLYDRLVSNDVLDLVGPDARLLYVGKTAGYHSRTQEEIHELLLSFAEAGATVVRLKGGDPLVFGRGGEEMDFLQQQGIQVKVIPGITAASGIAAELGIPLTHRGVANSVRFLTGHSRKGGTDPLFVAENAADPDSTLVVYMGLATLPSLASKLMHHGLPLNTPAAAVERGTTPKQRVLHLQSSRFLQN from the exons ATGGCTCTTGTGTATAAGCTGCCatcgctttcttcttcttcttctttatctggacaaaatttcaagcaTTTCTTCTTAATCCCAAAAACCATATGCTCTTTACATTTCAAAAGCTCACCTTTTACTGAGAAACATTCAATTGAGAGATACCAAAGAGACCACTGGCTTTATAAGGATCAGCTAGATCTTTACCATTaccaatcttcttcttcttcttcttcatgcccTCTCCCATCTGACAAAGAGTCTATAAGGCAAAACGACATAGCTTTGCAGCTACCAGAGCTGAGGAAGCTACTTCAAGTGCTTAAAGAGAAGAGAGAGACTTTTGGTAAAGATGGAGAGAAGTGTGGGCCAGGGCATGTGTATTTGGTAGGTACAGGCCCAGGGGATCCGGAATTGTTGACATTGAAGGCAGTGAGAGTAATACAAAAAGCTGATCTTTTGTTGTATGATAGGTTGGTGTCCAATGATGTTCTGGATTTGGTTGGTCCTGATGCTAGGTTGCTTTATGTAGGCAAGACTGCTGGCTACCATAGCAGAACCCAG GAGGAGATACATGAGCTGCTTTTGAGTTTTGCTGAAGCAGGAGCTACTGTTGTGAGACTTAAAGGAGGGGATCCGCTG GTATTTGGAAGGGGTGGAGAGGAGATGGATTTTCTCCAACAGCAAGGAATTCAAGTGAAAGTTATTCCAG GTATCACTGCTGCTTCAGGGATTGCAGCAGAGTTAGGCATTCCATTAACACACCGAGGTGTTGCGAATAGTGTTAGATTTCTAACAGGACATTCGAGGAAAGGAGGAACGGATCCGCTTTTTGTAGCAGAAAATGCAGCTGACCCTGATTCAACCTTGGTAGTTTATATGGGCTTGGCAACCCTCCCTTCTCTTGCATCCAAGTTGATGCATCATGGTCTCCCATTAAATACACCAGCTGCTGCAGTGGAGCGAGGGACCACACCTAAGCAGCGTGTG TTGCACCTGCAATCATCCAGGTTTTTGCAGAACTAA